In the Arachis stenosperma cultivar V10309 chromosome 8, arast.V10309.gnm1.PFL2, whole genome shotgun sequence genome, TATGATGGATTCAATAATTTAGCTTGGTAGTTGAGCTCTTTCAATTTCATTTACTTTCAATTTGCTATGAAAGAAAAGAGGATAGATTTCATTGATCAATCCTCATTGGTATTGACCATCACATAACTGGTAAATATATTATTCCATTAATTGGACACTGAACATAAATTCATAGTATgtatcaaaataattattacATTAATTATTCATGCACTCGTAATATTTTATTGTTGTAGGGAGTACCTATCAAAATGGTTGCTGCTGGGGCAGAACATAGTGTAGCCATTACTGAAGATGGAGAACTATATGGTTGGGGTTGGGGCCGATATGGAAATTTGGGATTGGGGGACAGAAATGATCGCCTGATCCCTGAAAAAGTTTCTGATGCTGATGTAAGTCTCAAACTGTTTTCTTCTTACTTTTACAGATTAGACAGTGACTATATCAATTGAATTTGAAAGACATGCAACCTCTTTGTTGCCTGATTTACTAGAAAGTTTGATTTTCTTGTTACATTAAGTCTTTAACTATCCAGTGCCCCTTGGGCATTGGTTAAGGATTTAAAAGAAGGGTTATCTTGgagatttaaaatatttgaactTTTAATGCATTGAATAAAGTATAAGCTTGAAAGTTTACTCCTTTTGGTATCTTTAACTTGCCCCGTAAGCAAAACACTTACTTTAATGGAAGCCATTTCAAGGTATTATTAACTTCTGATTTCTGTGTGTCATAACTGTCAACATCCATACACTTCATTAAGATATTTTAAGTCATTGTTGTGCATGCATACTAATGATGAGATATTTTCTCTATCATGGCCTCTGTTGCCGGATGCTTGCTTGTTTAAAGTTGCAATCCGAAAAGATGATCATGGTTGCTTGCGGCTGGCGGCATACTATATGTGTTGCATCCTCTGGTGGATTATACACATACGGGTGGAGCAAATATGGCCAGCTTGGACATGGAGACAACGAGGATCATCTTGTGCCTCACAAGCTTCAATCCATGAGTGACATGACAATTTGTCAGGTGGTCCTTCAATTTTATGCTAAGTTTGTATCTCTATGATAAGGTCTATGCATCAGATTTTCAGCTTTTTCGCCTATCCAAATGCAAATTGAAGTTaaagtttggatctttctgATCTGGGGACCATTTAAGTTTGCATCTTTGTGAAGATTCTCATCTGTCTGCTTCTGCTGACTTTTAATTTTAACACGATGCATGCCAACAACACTAAGCAAACCAACACCGATTGGGGTGCTGCATCTATGACTCAATGCCAATTTAGGTCAGCAAAGAGTGGCATTTTGACTATGGTTGAATGTCTCCCTGAACTTTGCTTTGACTTCTTTCAGGTTTCAGGTGGTTGGAGGCATAGCATGGCACTCACCTGTAGTGGAATACTTTACGGATGGGGCTGGAATAAGGTTTGTATAATATCAACATGAAATACATGTTGACTTGTGAACAACAGATGATAACAATCTGATCGATAAAGAATGCACATGAACTTGTGCCGAGAACTAACTATGCATTAGTTTTCAAAGAAATGATTTAATGCAAGACTTCTATTCATTATCGATACCATTACAAGTTGTTCAATTGTATGCCGCTTGTTTGGAAAACTTTTACCTATTTCTCTATCAATGGCAGTTTGGACAAGTTGGAGTTGGGGATAACGCTGATCGCTGCTCTCCTGTGCAAGTGAAGTTCCCCGAAGATCAGGTAATTTGAAAGTGCAACACAATGACTTTTTGTGTGCGTGTGGAACTTTTCGACTATATCCAAGTATTCTTCAAAGGATGACCAATGTTGTTAATTTACTCTTCGTTCTGCATGTGTTTATTTGATTTGACAGAAAGTAATTCAGATCTCATGTGGGTGGAGACACACAATTGCTGTTACTGAAAGACAAAACGTATATTCTTGGGGACGAGGCACAAATGGCCAACTTGGTCACGGGGAAACCGTTGACCGGTAATTGCATGTTTCATCCTGAATAAATTTTGTTCAGACTGTTAAGGAGACATTCACTTTTATGTTATTGATTTATCTCTTTAAGTAATGGCTGAATCTAGTTATTAGTCTTTGGTTCATCATTCATTTTTTGGTACATGCAGGAATTCTCCGAAGATTATTGAGGCATTGAGTGTTGAGGGATCTTCTGGGCAGAATATTGCATCCTCGAATACCGATCCACTATCAGGTGCTTTATTCTGTGTATCAGTGATATTCTCCTTTGTTTTCGAGCTGGTGTTGATATTATGCAATTCAATAGAGTAACTTAGAATCGTCTATTTAAGTTTTGTTCTTTTGCTATTTTGTTTATACTTTTGGCAGCATGGCTGATGGTTTATGCTT is a window encoding:
- the LOC130944792 gene encoding ultraviolet-B receptor UVR8-like, with the translated sequence MDIEGSGEPAPAPSPHRVLLISAGASHTVALLSENVVCSWGRGEDGQLGHGDSEDRLWPTQLSALDGQEITSIICGADHTIAYSKSQGEVYSWGWGDFGRLGHGNSSDLFIPHPITALRGHKIKQIACGDSHCLAVTMEGEVQSWGRNQNGQLGLGTTEDSLVPQKIQTFQGVPIKMVAAGAEHSVAITEDGELYGWGWGRYGNLGLGDRNDRLIPEKVSDADLQSEKMIMVACGWRHTICVASSGGLYTYGWSKYGQLGHGDNEDHLVPHKLQSMSDMTICQVSGGWRHSMALTCSGILYGWGWNKFGQVGVGDNADRCSPVQVKFPEDQKVIQISCGWRHTIAVTERQNVYSWGRGTNGQLGHGETVDRNSPKIIEALSVEGSSGQNIASSNTDPLSGKHFASLSERYAVVGNKTVSGQTSGLVRGDRLDMSVPESDVKRIRV